Proteins encoded by one window of Candidatus Methanomethylicota archaeon:
- a CDS encoding ABC transporter permease, which translates to MAINRVIGATVFMTRSYLKEPLAFVSDLIIPLIMFMIVHLGTGRGVESLIGILIVIAWSSGSFALARKLGSYKAWRLMDMFIASPLKPIEFAIAAALAHLIIIVLPATIVTVIMILISSINPASLILLIASIIVAWITGITFGLYVYSKLADPFKISSTANLLNLLLIILPPVIYPISILPPSIQLISILLPTVSLKLVALHLVGISTGIGIPIFIPTIIVIVYATFFTISAIKQRIFVE; encoded by the coding sequence GTGGCGATAAATAGAGTTATTGGTGCAACAGTATTTATGACTCGTAGCTACTTGAAGGAGCCATTAGCATTTGTAAGCGACTTAATAATACCACTAATAATGTTTATGATAGTTCACCTTGGAACTGGGAGAGGGGTTGAATCCCTTATAGGCATTCTCATAGTTATAGCGTGGAGTTCTGGTTCATTTGCATTAGCTAGGAAGCTCGGCTCCTACAAGGCGTGGAGGTTAATGGATATGTTCATAGCAAGCCCCCTAAAACCAATAGAATTTGCAATTGCAGCTGCACTGGCACATTTAATAATCATAGTGCTACCAGCAACCATAGTAACTGTAATCATGATACTCATATCAAGCATAAATCCAGCATCACTAATACTCTTAATAGCATCAATAATAGTGGCATGGATTACTGGAATAACATTCGGTCTCTACGTATATAGTAAACTTGCAGACCCATTTAAAATCTCCAGCACCGCCAATCTCCTAAACTTACTCCTCATAATACTGCCACCAGTAATATACCCAATATCCATTCTACCCCCCAGCATACAGCTGATAAGCATACTCCTACCAACAGTATCCTTAAAACTGGTAGCACTACATTTGGTAGGGATAAGTACAGGGATTGGAATTCCAATATTCATACCAACTATAATAGTCATAGTTTATGCAACGTTCTTTACAATTTCGGCGATAAAGCAGAGGATATTCGTCGAGTAA